In Bacteriovorax stolpii, a single genomic region encodes these proteins:
- a CDS encoding phospholipase D-like domain-containing protein yields MKKMLRPKTSLLLATLIFLSACANAPLRKTASTLDAPPLVQVLPKLTSDDGELLSEIKKALKNRTKGKSDEELTAAATKLRDYLLFLGLTTRDLKKAEAEVLEGEETPSTNKKIADKDKAKDKLFDLPQTQQQQASDDNDTGGEEEDKTPSNLRAVLRLFIASTQFLDCSSMIDWECLEKTPTFKPTADFRIEKSDLSSPVHAGESLDMDVYFTEAWDKSPRAGVADRFAEKIKADADKSLSLAMYGIDDIEGSMSGVYQSILERAKSETKVRAVVDVMGVERSQVPWVFSYVNRPEYADKYIFGQSKNPETPESMRVTFQYDGTPHFLREMNAGITSEEEARARVEWSFPKIMHNKFAVLENNEGNKSVWTGTANISKNCMGLEANANMSVYIRNNSIAEAFLDQFNLMFEFDKGLAVKSKLVTNPGENEPSVAGRFHRSKYPVSKRLFTFNDGTKVRVHFAPTDDAEHRVILPMLLSAKEGDEIRISMFGGTGYEIVRAMQYAAAKGANVRIAFDRRLGHGLTSWIRDAILNVNMPNPYIGKVGSDVTPGKISYRVSTWTGKNHYKAGTLTRKRADGSMHAEQIIVGSQNWSSGGNDYNDENLISIQNLETDVKAAEMFNHEFDTRLWVKSKDEKPLPPKRL; encoded by the coding sequence ATGAAAAAAATGCTAAGACCTAAAACCTCTCTTCTTCTGGCGACGCTGATTTTTCTTTCCGCGTGTGCAAATGCTCCGCTAAGAAAAACAGCTTCAACACTCGATGCACCTCCCCTCGTGCAGGTTCTTCCTAAATTGACCAGTGATGATGGAGAACTCCTAAGTGAAATTAAAAAAGCACTTAAAAACCGCACCAAAGGAAAGTCTGATGAGGAGCTAACAGCGGCCGCAACTAAGCTGCGTGACTATCTTCTTTTCTTAGGATTAACGACTAGAGATTTAAAGAAGGCCGAAGCTGAAGTGTTAGAAGGAGAAGAGACACCTTCAACGAACAAAAAAATCGCCGACAAAGACAAAGCAAAAGATAAACTTTTTGATTTACCACAAACACAACAACAGCAAGCTTCTGATGACAACGACACTGGTGGGGAAGAAGAAGATAAAACTCCTTCCAACCTAAGAGCGGTACTAAGACTCTTCATCGCTTCGACTCAGTTTCTTGATTGCTCAAGCATGATTGATTGGGAATGTTTGGAAAAAACTCCTACTTTTAAACCGACGGCCGATTTCCGTATCGAGAAATCAGACCTGAGCTCCCCTGTTCACGCCGGTGAGTCTCTGGATATGGATGTTTACTTCACTGAAGCCTGGGACAAAAGCCCACGCGCTGGAGTGGCCGATCGTTTCGCTGAAAAAATCAAGGCCGATGCTGATAAGAGTTTATCGCTGGCGATGTATGGAATCGATGACATCGAAGGAAGTATGAGTGGTGTGTACCAATCAATCCTTGAGCGCGCGAAATCTGAAACAAAGGTTCGTGCCGTTGTCGATGTTATGGGTGTCGAAAGAAGCCAAGTCCCGTGGGTCTTTAGTTATGTCAATCGCCCGGAATACGCCGACAAATACATCTTTGGCCAATCAAAAAACCCAGAAACTCCAGAGTCTATGCGTGTGACTTTCCAATACGACGGCACTCCTCACTTCCTGCGCGAAATGAATGCGGGAATCACCAGCGAAGAAGAGGCCCGCGCCCGTGTGGAGTGGTCATTTCCAAAAATCATGCACAACAAGTTTGCTGTTTTAGAAAATAACGAAGGTAATAAATCAGTTTGGACAGGAACCGCTAACATTTCTAAAAACTGCATGGGTCTTGAGGCCAATGCCAATATGTCTGTTTACATTAGAAATAACTCAATCGCTGAAGCTTTCTTAGATCAATTCAACTTGATGTTTGAATTCGACAAAGGCCTGGCGGTGAAAAGTAAACTTGTGACTAATCCAGGTGAAAATGAGCCTTCAGTCGCTGGAAGATTCCATCGTTCAAAATACCCGGTGAGTAAACGCCTCTTCACTTTTAATGACGGAACAAAAGTACGCGTTCACTTTGCTCCAACAGACGACGCTGAACACAGAGTGATTCTGCCCATGCTTCTTTCAGCTAAAGAAGGAGATGAAATCAGAATCTCAATGTTTGGTGGAACTGGTTATGAAATCGTAAGAGCTATGCAATACGCTGCCGCCAAAGGGGCCAACGTTCGCATCGCTTTTGACAGACGCTTAGGTCACGGTCTTACCTCATGGATTAGAGATGCGATCTTAAACGTAAATATGCCCAACCCCTATATTGGAAAAGTGGGAAGTGATGTGACGCCGGGGAAAATCAGCTACCGTGTGAGCACATGGACAGGAAAAAACCATTATAAAGCAGGAACGCTCACAAGAAAGCGCGCCGATGGAAGTATGCACGCAGAACAGATTATCGTAGGATCACAAAACTGGAGCTCCGGTGGAAATGACTACAATGATGAAAACCTGATCTCTATCCAGAATCTGGAAACAGACGTGAAGGCCGCTGAGATGTTCAATCACGAATTCGACACTCGCCTTTGGGTCAAATCAAAAGACGAAAAACCTCTTCCACCAAAACGACTTTAA
- a CDS encoding Gfo/Idh/MocA family protein, giving the protein MEKKTKKIRYGVVGLGNIAQSAVLPAFKNASSNSVLTTLISEDKQKLKVLAKKYKVKNTYLFEDLEECFMKREIDAIYIATPNDHHRQIVELAAQYKINVLCEKPMAVTLNDCLYMDQVAKKHNIKMMVAYRLHFEAANLEAIKMCRQGTLGDLKFFNSSFSYQVKDKKNIRLNPTSVGGGALYDIGIYCINASRYLFQAEPIEVVGLSVTSDDPRFINTEETTSVILRFPNDKLAAFTVSFGAYDSSDYEIIGEKGRIRLENAYDYATPMELRTFLQTRSGEMKKQTKKYKKRDQFSAELLYFSDCIIKNKTPEPGPVEGTADVKIIQAILESIHRNQPVSLDPVHKQMYPTQKQKIIRPGVRKRKLFHATGPSKD; this is encoded by the coding sequence ATGGAAAAGAAAACCAAGAAGATCCGTTACGGAGTTGTAGGTCTCGGAAATATAGCTCAATCGGCCGTGCTTCCAGCTTTTAAAAATGCTTCCAGCAACTCAGTGCTCACCACTCTTATTTCTGAGGACAAGCAAAAATTAAAAGTCCTCGCTAAAAAATACAAAGTCAAAAACACTTATCTTTTTGAAGACCTTGAAGAATGCTTTATGAAAAGGGAGATCGATGCCATTTACATCGCCACTCCTAACGATCACCACCGCCAGATTGTCGAACTTGCGGCCCAATATAAGATCAATGTGCTATGTGAGAAACCTATGGCCGTCACACTCAATGACTGCCTCTATATGGATCAGGTGGCAAAAAAACATAACATCAAAATGATGGTTGCTTATCGACTGCACTTTGAAGCCGCCAACCTAGAAGCAATCAAGATGTGCAGACAAGGAACTCTTGGCGACCTGAAGTTTTTTAATTCCTCTTTTAGTTATCAGGTAAAGGATAAAAAAAATATCCGCCTCAATCCAACTTCTGTTGGGGGTGGCGCTCTATATGATATCGGGATTTATTGTATCAATGCTTCCCGCTACCTGTTTCAGGCAGAACCCATAGAAGTCGTGGGCCTTTCGGTTACAAGCGACGACCCACGATTTATCAACACCGAAGAGACGACTTCGGTCATTCTTCGTTTTCCCAATGATAAACTGGCCGCTTTCACCGTGAGTTTTGGCGCTTATGATTCTTCTGATTATGAAATCATCGGAGAAAAAGGCCGCATCCGTTTGGAAAATGCATATGACTACGCCACGCCGATGGAACTTAGAACTTTTTTACAAACCCGCAGTGGTGAAATGAAAAAGCAGACAAAAAAATACAAAAAACGCGACCAGTTCTCGGCCGAGCTTCTTTATTTTTCTGACTGTATTATAAAAAACAAAACACCAGAGCCAGGTCCCGTCGAAGGAACGGCCGATGTCAAAATCATCCAGGCGATTTTAGAGTCCATTCACCGCAATCAACCAGTCTCTCTGGACCCGGTTCACAAACAAATGTATCCAACCCAGAAACAAAAAATTATTCGACCTGGTGTCAGAAAAAGAAAACTCTTTCACGCCACGGGCCCGAGCAAAGATTAA
- a CDS encoding MAPEG family protein: MVLSSEMKMLFYSCILGIIQLLLAAAMTTKERGLQWNLSSRDNPIPPLSGIAGRLDRAFKNFMETFPFFIATTLIVQVTGMANATTTLGAQLYFWARLIYVPFYAFGIIGARTLIWVVSLVGLLMIFSALL, translated from the coding sequence ATGGTTTTATCATCCGAAATGAAAATGTTATTTTACTCGTGCATCCTTGGAATAATCCAACTCTTACTGGCCGCTGCAATGACCACTAAAGAGCGCGGTCTCCAATGGAACCTCTCTTCCCGAGACAACCCCATTCCCCCCCTTTCGGGAATCGCCGGAAGACTTGATCGAGCGTTTAAAAACTTTATGGAAACGTTTCCTTTTTTTATCGCTACTACTTTAATTGTTCAGGTCACTGGAATGGCAAATGCCACGACGACTCTCGGGGCCCAACTCTACTTCTGGGCGAGACTCATTTATGTACCTTTTTATGCTTTTGGCATAATTGGGGCGAGAACTCTGATTTGGGTAGTTTCGCTAGTCGGGCTGCTGATGATTTTCTCAGCACTGCTTTAA
- a CDS encoding nuclear transport factor 2 family protein → MSITKERMIELAQGQLDAYNQRDIEKFVTFYHPKVQVFRLAQNEKTCDNIETFKEMYKKRFEENPALHCELRSRVVLNDSVLDEEWVTGGGPTPSHVVAIYGFTDNLISHVWFAR, encoded by the coding sequence ATGAGCATCACTAAAGAAAGAATGATCGAACTTGCCCAGGGGCAACTGGACGCCTACAACCAACGCGATATTGAGAAATTTGTCACTTTTTACCACCCAAAAGTCCAGGTTTTCAGGCTCGCTCAAAACGAAAAAACCTGTGACAACATCGAGACTTTTAAGGAGATGTATAAAAAGAGATTCGAAGAAAATCCAGCGCTTCACTGCGAATTAAGAAGCCGCGTGGTCTTAAATGATTCTGTCCTCGATGAAGAATGGGTAACTGGTGGAGGACCTACTCCTTCGCACGTTGTGGCCATCTATGGCTTCACCGATAATCTCATCAGCCATGTGTGGTTTGCCCGCTAA
- a CDS encoding DUF1415 domain-containing protein: MENTLTLTNYWLRTIVIGLDLCPFARIPYERGQIRVVECQDSTEEGQVGFFLEELEYLHQTESSEVSTTLIAYPNASSDFRVFNDFVGDLEYMLEEAELSDVFQLVAFHPEFVFEETDFDHVGNYVNRSPVPVLHILRSEDIARALKNPKDGEIISFNNDRKLHEMDKAKLDELFYFLKK, encoded by the coding sequence ATGGAAAACACCCTAACCCTAACAAACTATTGGCTTCGCACCATCGTCATTGGACTCGATTTATGCCCTTTTGCCCGCATTCCCTATGAACGCGGACAAATTAGAGTGGTGGAATGCCAGGACTCGACGGAAGAAGGGCAGGTGGGGTTTTTCTTGGAAGAGCTGGAGTACTTACACCAGACTGAAAGCTCAGAGGTTTCTACCACATTAATTGCTTATCCAAATGCTTCAAGCGACTTTAGAGTCTTTAATGATTTTGTTGGTGACTTGGAATACATGTTGGAAGAAGCAGAACTCTCTGATGTGTTTCAATTAGTCGCTTTTCATCCCGAGTTTGTTTTTGAAGAAACAGACTTTGATCACGTCGGCAATTATGTTAATCGTTCACCGGTTCCAGTTCTGCATATTTTAAGAAGTGAAGACATTGCCCGTGCGCTTAAAAATCCTAAAGATGGAGAGATCATTTCATTTAATAATGATCGCAAGCTGCATGAAATGGACAAGGCAAAACTGGATGAGCTTTTTTATTTCTTAAAAAAGTAA
- a CDS encoding YceI family protein codes for MYRINKTSTAFKIFAVLLAVIILFFSHRAFAIEYRVDQEHSRVGFTIKHMMLTNIHGQFNNFEGSFDFDPTQNLMTNANFIVRTASLYTAVDKRDDHLKSADFFDVTKYPTMTLENIVITRVGKTTDPYKYKLTGDLTLHGKTKREVFDLVYTGTKKAKNGETRAGFAMTGKINRMDYGMNWGPKVEGDVMINKDVFIEIDVSAIESDTRVPGGNQKLYEAK; via the coding sequence ATGTATAGGATCAACAAAACCAGCACGGCCTTTAAAATTTTCGCCGTCCTTTTGGCAGTGATCATTCTTTTTTTTAGTCACCGGGCCTTTGCTATTGAATACCGAGTTGACCAGGAACATTCACGTGTGGGCTTCACGATAAAACATATGATGCTAACAAATATCCATGGTCAGTTTAACAATTTTGAAGGCTCTTTTGATTTTGATCCCACTCAAAATCTTATGACGAATGCCAACTTTATCGTGCGTACAGCGAGTCTTTATACGGCCGTTGATAAAAGAGATGATCACTTAAAAAGTGCAGACTTCTTTGATGTCACCAAATACCCAACAATGACTTTAGAAAATATCGTCATTACACGTGTGGGAAAAACGACAGACCCATACAAGTATAAATTGACGGGAGACCTTACTCTTCACGGGAAGACAAAACGCGAAGTCTTTGACCTGGTCTACACCGGAACAAAAAAGGCCAAAAACGGAGAAACCAGAGCAGGATTTGCCATGACCGGGAAAATTAACCGCATGGATTATGGAATGAACTGGGGCCCAAAGGTTGAAGGCGATGTCATGATCAATAAAGATGTTTTTATTGAGATTGACGTCTCGGCCATCGAATCAGACACCCGAGTTCCCGGTGGAAACCAAAAACTTTATGAGGCGAAATAA
- a CDS encoding OmpA family protein, which produces MTSLSNLPKTLLLATVLTAAAACSSKPVVQDFPATANPTEEITNLENEVKTAESNQVNVLSPRNFKEAHEALEDAKKMNMKGKDAEDTLHQVALGKAYLNNANAVAEVARNNIEDVIAAREAAVVAGAPSYFGKDFKNADEDFTDLTKDIEKNKLSGIPKERSELQKHYLDLELKAIKEKHLKGSREGIKTAKKEKAQKYAPRTLAIAEKSYADTEAYITANRHNTSGIEARAKETSIAVEHAVNINRISQNQKNLPPEELALMIEQEKMRVAAKESQLETVNDELQTTQSALDRQKDATAAAAASLGMTKEAYEAQKRLNEKYETARKEFDPSEAEVYKQGDALLIRLKGMEFPSSKATITERNKPLLNKVQKVMEEFGSSAVTIEGHTDSVGGKKVNDRLSQNRAQAVKDYLQSSGGGIESSAKIEAVGYGYQKPLATNKTADGRAQNRRVDIVIKPQSTEL; this is translated from the coding sequence ATGACATCACTTTCTAACTTACCAAAAACTCTGCTTTTAGCGACGGTTCTTACCGCGGCGGCAGCATGTAGCTCAAAACCCGTTGTCCAAGATTTCCCCGCAACGGCCAACCCAACTGAGGAAATAACGAACCTGGAAAATGAAGTTAAGACTGCTGAGTCAAATCAGGTCAACGTTCTTTCACCTCGCAACTTTAAGGAGGCCCATGAGGCCCTAGAAGATGCAAAAAAAATGAATATGAAAGGAAAAGATGCCGAGGACACACTTCATCAAGTGGCCCTCGGGAAAGCTTACCTTAATAACGCCAATGCCGTGGCAGAAGTGGCACGCAATAACATTGAAGATGTCATCGCGGCCCGAGAAGCTGCTGTCGTTGCAGGTGCCCCAAGCTACTTTGGAAAAGATTTTAAAAATGCTGACGAAGATTTCACCGATCTTACTAAGGATATCGAAAAAAATAAATTAAGTGGTATCCCAAAAGAGCGCTCTGAATTGCAAAAACATTATTTAGATTTAGAGCTAAAAGCGATTAAAGAAAAACACCTTAAAGGAAGCCGTGAAGGAATTAAAACAGCTAAAAAAGAAAAAGCTCAAAAGTACGCTCCTAGAACGCTGGCCATTGCTGAAAAAAGCTATGCCGATACTGAAGCCTACATTACAGCAAACCGCCATAACACATCAGGAATCGAGGCCCGTGCTAAAGAAACCAGCATTGCTGTTGAGCACGCTGTAAACATTAACCGTATTTCTCAAAATCAAAAAAATCTTCCACCAGAAGAGTTGGCCCTTATGATTGAACAAGAGAAAATGCGAGTTGCAGCAAAAGAAAGCCAACTTGAAACGGTTAATGATGAACTACAAACAACTCAAAGTGCTCTTGATAGACAAAAAGATGCCACAGCTGCTGCTGCCGCTTCTCTTGGGATGACAAAAGAAGCTTATGAAGCACAAAAAAGACTGAATGAAAAATATGAAACTGCCAGGAAGGAATTTGATCCTAGTGAGGCCGAAGTTTATAAACAAGGTGACGCTCTTTTAATCCGCCTAAAAGGAATGGAGTTCCCTAGTTCAAAAGCAACGATCACTGAAAGAAACAAACCATTACTGAACAAAGTTCAAAAAGTTATGGAAGAGTTCGGTTCAAGTGCAGTCACGATTGAAGGACATACTGACTCTGTTGGTGGAAAAAAAGTAAACGATCGCCTTTCTCAAAACCGCGCTCAAGCTGTTAAGGATTACCTGCAGTCTAGCGGTGGAGGAATTGAGAGTTCTGCTAAAATTGAAGCTGTGGGTTATGGATACCAAAAACCACTAGCAACAAATAAGACTGCAGATGGTAGAGCACAAAACCGCCGTGTCGATATCGTCATCAAACCTCAAAGCACTGAGCTTTAA
- a CDS encoding glycosyltransferase family 2 protein has product MQIDVIIPTFNRAPVLMRAIQSVLNQTYKDFTLHIVDDGSTDETASVLVQVQSRPNVVIHRQENRGVSAARNFGVKNSTSPYISFLDSDDEWIPEKLQLQANFLKNSPDLSFLHSEEIWVRNGVRVNPKLKHQKSSENLFARSLDFCLISPSTVILSRELFLKHNGFDESFTVCEDYDLWLKILAGQEIGFIEQPLTIKYGGHDDQLSTKFVAMDYWRIKSLCRLIKEASLSLEQKEQVKNVLEKKAAILLKGYLKHQNQSAHDEISALLKDTISYF; this is encoded by the coding sequence ATGCAAATAGACGTCATCATCCCTACTTTTAACCGTGCTCCGGTTTTAATGAGGGCCATTCAAAGTGTGCTCAATCAAACCTATAAGGATTTTACACTTCATATTGTCGATGATGGCTCAACAGATGAGACAGCTAGTGTGCTGGTTCAAGTCCAGTCTCGCCCAAATGTCGTTATTCATCGCCAGGAAAACCGCGGAGTCAGCGCAGCCCGAAACTTCGGTGTAAAAAACAGCACTTCGCCTTATATTTCTTTTCTGGACTCCGACGATGAGTGGATACCGGAAAAACTTCAATTGCAGGCCAACTTTTTAAAAAACTCTCCAGACCTCTCTTTTCTTCACAGCGAAGAAATATGGGTGAGAAACGGTGTGAGAGTCAACCCTAAGCTCAAACACCAAAAGAGCAGCGAAAACCTCTTTGCGCGCTCATTAGACTTCTGCCTCATCTCTCCTTCCACTGTGATTTTAAGCCGTGAACTTTTTTTAAAGCATAATGGTTTTGATGAAAGCTTTACCGTGTGTGAAGATTACGATCTTTGGTTAAAGATTTTAGCAGGCCAGGAGATAGGTTTTATTGAACAACCTCTGACTATTAAGTATGGAGGGCATGACGATCAGCTTTCAACTAAGTTTGTGGCCATGGACTACTGGAGAATCAAATCCCTTTGCCGCCTGATTAAAGAGGCTTCACTTTCTTTAGAGCAGAAAGAACAAGTTAAAAATGTGTTGGAGAAAAAAGCGGCGATCCTATTAAAAGGCTATCTGAAACATCAAAATCAAAGCGCGCATGATGAAATCAGCGCGCTTTTAAAAGACACTATTTCTTATTTTTAA
- a CDS encoding TerC family protein: MFELTNEVLIALVTLTAMEIVLGIDNIIFIAILVGRLPVEQQPKIRNLGIGLALVIRILLLFSISWIMTLKEPLFAVFGQNFSGRDLILLGGGLFLIAKSTFEIHHKVEGDPEHALPEDAKSKKKVGAGAMLAQILVLDIVFSLDSVITAVGMVSQVGVMVVAMVISMVVMLLSAGKISAFVEKHPTVKILALSFLILIGVMLVAESMGQHVSKGYIYFAMAFSLLVESLNIRYRSKHPVKNS, from the coding sequence ATGTTCGAACTGACCAATGAAGTGTTAATCGCTCTTGTCACTTTAACGGCCATGGAAATCGTTCTGGGAATCGATAACATCATTTTTATCGCTATCCTTGTAGGACGTCTTCCAGTTGAGCAGCAACCCAAGATCAGAAACCTTGGTATTGGCCTTGCGCTTGTTATCCGTATTTTATTATTATTCTCAATCAGCTGGATCATGACTTTAAAAGAGCCGCTTTTTGCGGTTTTTGGACAAAACTTTTCGGGACGCGACCTCATTTTATTAGGCGGGGGTCTCTTCTTAATTGCCAAGTCTACTTTTGAAATTCACCACAAAGTTGAAGGAGACCCTGAGCACGCTCTTCCTGAAGATGCTAAGTCGAAAAAGAAGGTGGGGGCAGGCGCTATGCTGGCCCAGATTCTGGTGCTGGATATTGTCTTCTCTTTAGATTCTGTTATCACTGCCGTAGGAATGGTAAGCCAGGTCGGAGTCATGGTTGTGGCCATGGTGATCTCGATGGTGGTTATGCTTCTTTCTGCTGGTAAGATCAGTGCTTTCGTAGAAAAGCACCCGACAGTGAAGATCCTTGCCCTGTCTTTCCTGATTCTTATTGGGGTTATGTTAGTGGCCGAATCAATGGGACAACATGTTTCGAAAGGTTACATCTATTTTGCGATGGCCTTCTCTTTACTGGTTGAATCTCTTAATATTCGCTACAGAAGCAAACACCCTGTAAAAAACTCATAA
- a CDS encoding HAMP domain-containing methyl-accepting chemotaxis protein translates to MWNTLGLRTKLLFLCGTLLFFTVVVGGVSYWGINKMDESLSKLSTVSIPNIKSADNMYLYYSKIRIALRTLGLPGISKAEEEASVQAVLDLIGMYEKENKHYRETPFSPGEKELYAQVEKDWINFKNIGTRVLALQKLGTAEDKEKILAIFLKDCPEAAAAYNKSILALVSFHEDNANKWIAKGMGEASFIKLLQNAIIVGGILCGFLVGYYFARSISKLLHEISDSLNEGSDKIASFTSEISSVSTSLSASITQQAAALQQTTAAVEETSASVVSNADNAKKSAEVSEHSKESVHVGKVAVENVMKAIDDISASIIEIKDEIENSNKEISGIVTIINEIGAKTKVINEIVFQTKLLSFNASVEAARAGEHGKGFAVVAEEVGNLAAMSGNSAKEITDLLENSIRQVEATVEHSKSRISALMEASKVRVVTGTETAQKCSEALDEIISHVNNVNIMVNEISSASNEQSQSIREITKAMSEIDSASHQNSSASQSARESANHLGEQVDDFRGLVIRLNTFIEGKKSA, encoded by the coding sequence ATGTGGAATACTTTGGGACTGAGAACTAAGCTGCTTTTTCTATGTGGAACGCTGCTCTTTTTTACTGTTGTAGTAGGTGGAGTTAGCTATTGGGGGATTAACAAAATGGATGAAAGTCTTAGTAAACTTTCAACCGTGAGCATTCCCAATATTAAGTCAGCAGACAATATGTATTTGTATTACAGCAAGATTCGTATTGCCTTAAGAACGCTGGGACTTCCGGGCATTTCAAAAGCAGAGGAAGAGGCATCTGTGCAGGCAGTGCTTGATCTTATTGGCATGTATGAAAAAGAAAATAAACACTACAGGGAAACGCCTTTTTCTCCTGGAGAAAAAGAGCTCTATGCGCAGGTTGAAAAAGACTGGATTAATTTTAAAAACATCGGAACCCGAGTTTTAGCACTTCAAAAATTAGGAACAGCAGAAGATAAAGAAAAAATCCTGGCGATCTTTCTAAAAGATTGTCCTGAGGCCGCTGCAGCTTACAACAAAAGTATTCTTGCGCTTGTTTCTTTTCATGAAGACAACGCCAATAAGTGGATTGCAAAAGGAATGGGAGAGGCAAGCTTCATCAAGCTCCTGCAAAACGCAATAATCGTTGGAGGTATTCTTTGTGGTTTCCTCGTCGGGTATTACTTTGCCAGATCGATTTCAAAACTGTTGCATGAAATCTCTGACAGTTTGAATGAAGGCTCTGATAAAATTGCTTCATTTACCAGTGAAATTAGTTCTGTAAGTACCAGTTTATCGGCAAGTATCACTCAACAAGCGGCGGCCTTACAACAAACAACGGCAGCGGTTGAAGAGACGAGCGCGAGTGTTGTCAGCAACGCAGATAACGCTAAAAAATCAGCTGAAGTTTCTGAGCACAGCAAAGAGAGTGTTCATGTTGGGAAAGTGGCCGTTGAAAATGTGATGAAGGCCATTGATGACATCTCAGCTAGCATTATTGAAATTAAAGATGAAATTGAAAACAGCAATAAAGAAATCAGTGGAATCGTAACAATTATTAATGAGATTGGAGCTAAAACAAAAGTTATCAATGAAATTGTTTTCCAGACAAAACTCCTCTCTTTCAACGCTTCGGTTGAAGCGGCAAGAGCTGGAGAGCACGGAAAAGGATTTGCGGTTGTTGCCGAAGAAGTTGGAAACCTGGCAGCGATGAGTGGAAATTCAGCTAAAGAAATTACTGACCTTTTAGAAAACAGTATTCGTCAGGTTGAAGCGACAGTTGAACATTCAAAGAGTCGTATTAGTGCTCTGATGGAAGCGAGTAAGGTTAGAGTTGTCACGGGAACAGAAACGGCCCAAAAGTGCAGTGAAGCTCTGGATGAAATTATTTCTCATGTTAATAACGTTAATATCATGGTTAATGAAATCTCATCAGCGAGTAACGAGCAATCTCAAAGTATCCGAGAGATTACAAAAGCTATGAGTGAGATCGATAGTGCTTCTCACCAAAATAGTTCGGCTTCACAATCGGCCCGCGAATCGGCCAATCACTTAGGTGAACAGGTTGATGATTTCCGAGGATTGGTCATCAGACTCAATACATTTATTGAAGGAAAGAAAAGCGCTTAG